The window CACCGAGCGGCACGGCACGCGGCGGCGgcaccggcggcggcgcgacggCTCCTCGTCGCGCGGCTCCCGCGCCGGCACGCCGCTGCGCGACGAGCCCGACGCCGCGCCCGCCGAGCCGCGCCGGCCGCCGCGCGAGCGCCCGCCGCTGCCCATgtcgctgccgctgcccaagttcgccgcgcagctgctgcgctccgccgcgcccgcgccgcgcccctcgcccgcgcccgcgccgcagcCCGCCTCGCCGCCGCGCCCGCCCTCCGCCTCCTCCTCCAGCGGCGGCGAGGCGGCCGTCGAGCCCTCGCTCGAGGAGCGCATCCGCAGCCTCGACGAGAAGTACGAGAAGTGGAGCGGCTGTCGCGCGGGGGCCGACGCGCCCGACCGCTCGCGGCTCCGGCACCGCCTGCTCGACGTCGACATCAACGAGGTGAAGCCCTCGGACGTGGTGCGCTCGCTGCTGGCCAAGCGCTCCGTGTTCGACGAGGACTCCGAGAGGCTCGAGGGCGCGGTGCGCGCGCCCAGCCCGGCCTCCAGCCCGcgagcgcgcgcgccgccggtgGTGCCGCGCGCGCTGCGCTACCCCTTCCCGGTGCACCCGCCGCCGGCGCCCACCGGCCCGGCGGCGGCGCCCGAGCCCGACTCGGACGCGGCCGACCGCCCCGCGGATCCCCGGCTGAACAGGCCCGAGAGGACCTATCAGCCGGAAAGATTAGGAAAGTTCAACGAGAGTGATTACAAGCTCGAGTCGAGGATCCGACTCGGGACACCCTCGACGGATAAGCCTCAATCTGATGCGAACGATAGGAAACCTTCGCCGAAGGCGGACCCGGACCGAACCGATCTCGATGGAGAATCCTGGAAAGACGTTGACCGAAGAAAACGAGATTTCCTCTTCTCCACGAGGGAAATAGAAAGAAAACTATCCGTTGATCTGGATCAGGATGTCAAAGAAGGCTTAGAAAAAATTGTAcacgactatgaaaataaaacGGAGAAGAGTGTAATATCTGATACACAAATAACCGAAAACTCGGAAATGAGCGGGGACAAACCGTTGATCAATAGGAAACTTGATCATGTGGATGATATCAAGGTCAAGCGATCTGATAGTTCCAATCTTGGCGAGGTTTCTAACTTATCAAACGCATCAGATAAAAATAGTGTTTCATTAGATGAACTATCTGACAAGAAACCAAAGCTAGTTGATATAATCCCAGAGAAATTCGAATTTAAAATAAAGACGGAATCAACAATAGAAAAAGAAATTCGAACAAGTTTAGAAAACGAAAGTAAAGTGGTTGATATACTTTTCCCACTTAAGACAGAGAGTGAAGTTAAAAAGGAAACTCCTATATCTAATCATATTAAAATAGAAGTATTAGAAGTTGAAGTTCCACAAAGTAACcatttgaacaatttaaatcaCTTCTCAGATCTAAGTCATGAGCTTATCAAAGCAACTGAAAAGAATGGAAAAGAAAGATATAATCAAAACATAATTTTTGAAGCTATGcagaataacaaaaaaattgaaaaagaaaatattgaATTTGACAAATGTTTTGAAAAGGAAAAATACGGCGTTAATTCGTTTTTTTCTGAAGTAACTAAAGTCGCAGATATTGAAAAAACTGTTGAAGACCGCGTGAAAACTGAACGTGACAAAACACGTCATAAAGACCGGTCAGAAAAATACGAACACGGCAGagataaaataaagaataataGAAATGAGAGAGGTTTGGAGAAACATGATAAGGATAAAAAAACTAAAGATGACAGTTGCATCGATAAACAACATGCTGATAAAGTGAAAGTAGAGAAAGACGGAGAAAAAATTGTCAGAgataaaaatgataaagaatCCGAAAAATTTAAGCATCATGAAGAAAAATCCTCTCGGCATGACCATCATAAAAAAGATAAACATGAAAAAGAAAGGAAAAAAGAGTGCGTGGAGATAGATGTTTTTGCTAAATCAAAAAAAGACGACAAGAGTAAATACGATAGGCCCAAGAAAGACGGAGATATAAAACGAGacattaaaaaagaaactgacacTAAAATGCGAAAATCGTCCAGGGATGAGTCTTCCCGAGATTTATGTCGCAAGGATTCAACTGACTCGTCAACGTCAAGAGCTTCACAAGAGTCAACGAAACTCAAAGAGTCTGATAGCAATGATAATAAAGATGAAACAAAAACCAAATCAAAACTTCATAATGATTTGACATCAAAACATAAGTCTGACAAAGAGATGACACTAAAGTTTATTGATCCTTTAAAGCTCAATCCAACTGTTAAACTAAAAGCTACTGATATAAAGGAAGAAAAAATTACCATCTTAGAGCAATCTGTAATAACCGAAAATTCCATGGAAACCATGTTTAAGAGCAAGCCAGAAATAACTGAAAAACAGCGACATTATTCTCTCGATTCACCTGGTTTTGATGCAAAACGAAAGGAGCGTCTGAATTCCTGTTCTAGTTTACCCTCTCAACTTGGACATAAACGCCGGATGTCATCACAGGATACATTTGATTTTCTTAACgaagataataaaaaaagtaaaaacgaGAATAAAGGTCCCGAACGAAGGGACTCTAAGGATTCATCACGAAATGCGGATCGACATAAAACGACTAAATTTAACAAAGGCTATTTTGCCAAGATTATTGAAAGTAAAACAAAAGATGACAAAAAAACTCAAGTAAAACCACCTGATGAAGAATGGAAAGAAAACAGTGATATAAAAGATCAAAAACAACAAGAGAAACCAAAACCACAACGAAAGAGTCCAAAGGGAGATAGtgaagaaaaactcaataacagCTCCGATACTCAACCTGAAGGTTTACACAATGACCTGGATTTTCTTGCTACATTAGAACTTAGATCAAGTGAAGAAGATGAGAAACAAAAAGCTCTTCGAAAAGAAATGAAAGAAAAGAAACGCATTCAACAATTACAACAAATTCAGGAACTCGAAAAGATGAAGCAACAAGATGGATTACAACTTGGGGATAAAAACAAAGATGACAAAAAGCAAAAACACGACGAAAAGAAAAAGGAAGCTGCTCGTGAAAAACGAATGTCTACTGATCGTAAAAGCAGAGACGACAAAACTGATAATCAAAAGCGGAAAAATCGTAAACTAACACAGAGCACAGATACTTCGGATTCTGATGAACCCAAGAAACATTCAATATTTGACATTGTTGATGAAGGACCAACCTACATATCGATGTACGACAAAGTGAAAGCACGCTCGTGcaaaaatatgcaaaaacaAGAAGAAGAAAAGCGACAAGAAAAGATCAAAGCCAAGTTTAGCCAATTAAAGCAAAGTCGCGCCAAACGAGAGGAAAAGAAGAGATCAAGTTGGGATGAAGACAGTGACTCTGAACATGATGGTGGAAGGAGAAGACAGCAAAAACTTTCTATGGACAGTTCCTCTGAAGAAGAACAGGTCGATTTTCAAAGTAAGAAGCGCGAGAAATCGCGATCTTTTGATTATGATCGTAAACAAGtttgtgaatttttaaataTGCCTAGTACTGAAGAAGACGCGCAAAACAAACTGTCCCGTAAAAACTCGAGATCACGTATTATGTCAGACACATCAGATGACGAAATGTCTAAGATGAGAAGTGTTAGTAAAAGTCCAAATTTCCACAACGAAGTTAAAAAAGAGCGCCTGTCTGACTCAGAGTTACTTAATAGTAGGAAAGACGAAAATGTAACTGTAGTCGAATCGAGCTatgataaaataaagaaaacctCATTAGTTCAACTATTTGGCAAGAGTGATAGTGACGACAGTAAATTGAAATCTAGTTTAGGGACTGAAAACGAGTATAAACCGTTTTTTGCTCCCAATTGTAATGATCTCTCTTCGGAAAGCGAGTCGATGGCATTGCACAGGCATTCTGGAGAAGTCcgtaaaaaacataaaaaacgtcaaaagaAACACAAATTCTCTTTTTCCGACGATGAAACAAAAGGTGAAAATAATGACGGTAGTTCTAAACACAGACATTCGGATAAAGTTCGACGTCATAGCAATAAAAAGGAGAAAAGGAAAGACAAAATTCGCGACAGCATTGATGGTGATGAAAGTCGCGACGACAAAAATAAATCTAGAAGGAATAAAACTTCGCTCAACAACTTTTCTGATATAATATCAGATGGCACATCAAATAATACTAAGAAAGAAGGCAAAATGGAAGATATTTTTGGCCCATTGTCTGATGAATCGGACAAAGAGTCGAAAGGAAATATACATAAACAGAACTCTTTACTACATGACTATGACAGCACCATGTCCGTGTCCAATGACAATGTGAACAAGCTAACATCTGATGAGACAAGACAAAGAGAAAAGGATGAAGTAAAACGCAAGCGAGACAAAAAACGAAAGGAAAAACGATATTTTTCGAAAGAAGATGAGAACAGTTTGGATGTGGATGCTGTCAGTAAAGCTATTGAAGCGAGGCTATTTGCAGATGCAGTAAATGATGAAGATACTTGCATCCGAGCAGCGTCGCCCTTGGAAAGCGTATCTAAGAATGAACGACATGACGTAAACTACATGGATGAAGACTTAGTAATCGAAACGGGCATTAGTGAAGGTACTGATAATATTAAACGAGATTCTAgagaaaagaaaaagaaaaagaagagaAGCAAAGAAGAACGTCAAATTAGAAAAGAACATCATTTGTTTCACAATCATAACAAAATTGAAAAGTCAGATCAAATTATGTGCGTTAATTCAACCATAACATTATCACCGAAAACGTTATCTGAGATTCCTATGCCAAGCGACCCAGAATCGACATCAGCTACCAACAAATCTGATGACTGTGTTCTGTCTGAAACACATAGTTTGCCGAGGCTGTCAGACAGCCCAGTAATTGTAATTCAACCAGATGATAATGCTGATACAAAAAACAGTAGCTCTACTTGCGACGAAATAAAACTGATGTCTAATGATTTCCCCACCATAGAAATTGATAAAATTCCAATGCCAGCGTCTATTGAACCAATGGATCAAGATATTGGCGAAATACCTTTACCTGAAGATCCGGAACCcgttaaacatataaataaatccgATAACGTAAGTCCTTCCTCTACACCCATAGAAACCGACGACGTCAGTGAAGATGCTGTGCGAAGTATTTCCAATTTAGAAAGAGAACCTGACAAGAACAACGACAAGACAGATGTGCTTGCTTGTCCAGTTGAAGAGAAAGTTACCGAGAAGCCCAGGGCTATTATTTCTCAAGAAGAAACTGCCGATGCTGTTGCAGCACTATTAGGAGAGAGCTTTGGAGAAAAAGAAAATTCATTTACTTATGAAGAAAACGAAAATAACTCTACACatcaaattgaaattgaaagttCTAATATGGAAAGTGAAAATATACCCGAAGAAGATGCAGAAGAAATGAGACAAGCTGTCCAAAACTTAAATGCCAGCGAAATGGAGAAACCTGATACACCTGTTTCTGACAATGATCTCAACGACCTTTTAATCGACACTGACACGGAGGAAGCCGAGGAAACTCCACAAGACGCTATCGAGAGGTTACCAGTGAATATAATTGCAACGAATCAATCCCTAAATGCCAAAACCGCTCAGGCAACAGTTACGACTGGTGTTACTTCTGCGACTTCTAATGTAATCATTTCTAAACCAATGCAGACTATGCCTGTTTCAGAACCAAACGAAAGCAAGGTCAAAGCAAGCGAAGCCGATAATAAATACCCACAAGTAAAAAGAGAACTTACCCATCAAATGACGTCTACGGCTACTCCTGTGATAACATCTTGGACACTGACAAATAATAAACTGATTGAAccacatattttaaatatacagcCAAATAAAATCGTGGGAAGAGATGTAAATGAAAACAAACCTCGCCATATAACAGCTAACATAGTGCAAATAAAAGCTCCACATAGCCAGAATTTACAAATCAACAACACAAGACCAATCATTTCTACTAACAGAATGAGTGCTCCATATCAAGTAATTAATCATGTGATTCGTCCTCAGACAAATATGCAACCACCTACAATAAAAATACCAGAACCCCATATATTATATCAGAAGCCGCAAGGTATAGTCATATCACCTCGACTATCAAATGATCCTCGTCTGCAAAGTCCGAAGGCGAGTCCACAAGGCCGAGATGGCATGACATCGCCACGACTCGCAAATATGACGATTTTGAGTACTTCTCCCCAGAACTTAAATGTTGGGATGGCATCTCCTAATACATTACAGCAAAGATCTCCAGGTCAAGTCACTGTAGTACGAATGCAACAACCACCTTTAAGTCCCATTCAGGGAGTGCACATACAACATGGTGCTCGCGCAATGGTCTCGCCTAACCGACCTAACTCTGTGTTAGTACAAACTCAAGGAGCCCCAATACATTTCAACCGATTACCTGTCACGCCAGTGTTAGCACCAATTTccaaacaaataaatgtaaacaataTTGTTGGCCATAATAAAGCTATTGGAGTTAACACATCTACGTTGCTTCATCAACATAAAATTTTTGCAGAAGATGGAAAATGCGATCAAAGAACTGGATCCGATCATAGCAATacgaaaattattttatctCCTACAAATTTACCACCGAGCACTAATCCTACAGTAATGGCCCAGAATCGTCTTATATCAATGCAAAATATGCATGGTGCAACTATGAATTCACCCTTAAATATTTCTAACAATAAAGGAATTATCACCAATGTGAATCATATGTCTGAAAAGCGAGAAAATTCAACGCAGAAAGTAGATCAACATAATCACGTGTCATTTGGAACAACTCCGGTTTTACACGTCAGTGGAATAAATCATACATCAGCGTCTATAATTCAGAATCCGTCGAAATCAGTGATGTGTACACTTCAAGAAACTACTGTAAGTAGAGGGTTTGGCTCAAATGTAATTCACACTATTAACACGCCCAGAGTGTTAACTTCAGCACCCATTACAAATGTTATTCAAATAGACGCTAACAAACCACCTGCTTCAGTATTATCAATGGCCACTATTCGACCACCGACTGTGCTGACCAAATTAGAATCTGCCAATACTGGTATTACAACTAGCACCCTTACAAATGTCGTGATGACGCCATTGTTACTAAAAACAAGTCATGCTCCTAGTATTCCCCGAATAAACATAAAAAGCGATATGAGTACCGATGTTCATTCCTCAATGATAATGCAAAATCATTTGACTCGTGAcaaagtagaaaaaataaacgaTAAAGAAATAAACTGCAAACCTGTAACGTCCACAAGCGATGTGCAGGATAAACAAAAAGATATAATATCAGCCAAACTACCAACCACGCCTATAGAACTCAACGCTAAATGCGAAACTGACTTTGAGGAGTTATTAAAAGACACTACTAATGAAATTAAAGTAACCAATGACCCAGAAAAGAAGTTAGAAATCAATGTAGGGAAAACTGTTGCTTTATTCACTGAAACTCGCGAGAGACGTGACAGTATTGATTGTATCAAGGACATGCAAAGACCTGACGTCCTTACTCCTGAATCAACAGCCTCTGAGGGGTCTGTGAGCTCCCAAAAAGAGATAAAGCTCTTCAATGATGTTATTGACAAAGAACAGATAAAAATTGGTATCCAGGAATCGCCCATCGATAAgagtttaaatgaaataaagaaagaaCCATGTAATGACAcaagtgagatgaccaaaaaaATCAATCCAATAAATGACATCTTTAGAGCATCGGATAATTTATGTACATTTCCTAATACTAATAAAATCCCAGAAGGAAACAAACTTTCATCGCTCCTTTTGCAAGAACCTATCGATAACCAGATAAAAAGTATTGACGAGAATGATTCATGGAGTGCCAAAGACGTGAATATTGAATCGGTTATCAAGAAAGTTGATTCTTTGTGCAACGAACCATTTGAAGAAAAGAAAGATGAAGTTAAATCTGAGACAGACATACAATCAAAAACTGGTCCAAATACTTCCAATTCTTCAATTGAGTCTATGCCCCTGCCCATTCTAGAAACCGTTAAACCCATGGACACTGAAATAGTTACAGATATGACAGATGGCTTACTAAATACAGAAAAAACTACTCCCAGTAAAAGAGGCGGCCGTAATATCAGGGGCAAACGATACGAAAAGAACTTGGACAGAGTGCAGACTCGGCAGATCTCCAAGCCGGCTCGGGGAGGAGCGGCAGCCAAGCGAGGAGGTAGAGGTAGAACGAAGGTCGACAAGAAAATCAAAAATGCACTCAACACTatatctaataatatgcctggAGATGTATATGACTTTCATGAAGACTCTGGAGATGAATCTGCAACATCACCTAATAAAGCCGAAGCTCGTCCAAGACTAATATTAACAATCAAAAGTCCATTGGGTCATTCAAATGCAATAGCTACGTCAACTCTTAGTATTGGACAAAAAGAAGCGATGAAAAATACCGAAAAGACCGCGAATAAAGATGAAAAACAGGAAGACTTTGTTTCACCGTCTCCGAATACACGGAAATCTAGACGGTTACAGGAAAAAGACGTTCAACGTAGTACAGTCGACGACGTGATAGACGACGTCATAAAGGGTGGAACTACACCGACAAAAGCTGCCAAAGAGCCTAACAAAAAGAGAGCGACAAGGCAAACGGGTGCCAAGACGAATCAGCAGGATAAAACAACCACAGCTGACACCAGAAAATCTCCTCGAGGTACGAAACGATCTCGAGATAGAAGTCTTTCTTTCTCTGATGCGTCTATGGATAGCAGTGATGAAAAGGTGACCAAGAAAGAGGACAACGTGAAAGATCCCAAAATACTGAAACTAGCCGAAACTTCGGCTACGACAAAGCCTGAAGCGGAGACTGAGATCGCTAAACCTGCTATCTTGCCGGTTCACAACCCACCGGCCACCTCGATTGCGCACGCCGCATGTCAGCCTGTCGTCGCCAGCGCGTCACTGCCGAACCACCTGCCGGTCGTCAACAGCGCTCCCATTGTCCAGGGGTCATCGACCGCTAGCAAAGCTCCAAGCAATCCACCCGTCATCAATAGTCCAGCGGCTAGTGGCTCGCTCGTTATCAACCCGCCCGTGGTCAAGCCGAACCCTCACCCCG of the Cydia amplana chromosome 14, ilCydAmpl1.1, whole genome shotgun sequence genome contains:
- the LOC134654010 gene encoding protein split ends isoform X2; translation: MVRETRHLWVGNLPDNIREDRIREHFKRYGRVQNVKLLGRTENASALAGGSAISGCGICATVAFMDIKSASKAHNAEHVLDDRTLTTEYYEPAAIPTAAGAPSAGSSPAGSGYSGSSSSVNSAPNPPSTSRYHLSGGEDSTSNPCAIVATAAAPANWRGTNDSATDYCRRGNTPVTYGRYQRKNSTAPYNTPPSNVERTTPHHRWYASGERTGGGGESTPSTPGGADSGRRRRASGSGSSRSESSSPEPSDTSRASTPAQPPPHTPHHNAHRTPPGLQHQWASTASGRPLAICVRNLPTRSTDSSLKDGLYHEYKKHGKVVWVKVVGQNADRYAVVRFKKPSDVEKALEVSQDKLFFGCKISVAPHQSCDEDADSAKPYETDIDEYHPKATRTLFIGNLEKDVTQQQLRDKFKHFGRIIEIDIKKGSGGGAGYAFCQYASISSVVEAIRAMDGEYVGGSRVKLGFGKPVATTCVWVDGLTEHTEKQVLGAVSRCGAATSVCVDRAAGAALVHFEQAAAAGAAVRELRRVAAQASAAEPDHPRLCVDYASRECQDAFYEQLEKHGGSAALSGTERLSGDVATRYTSTRHDPLRYESCGSRSRASSYGRGSSRTPRYSTLEHYDSSEYATDRRYRVYDEVGSSPQTEDAPYEDRLQSVVVSPHRARKHRRDSSPEDRKHSKERHRSASGTTRRSRSGSRSGVGLPGTERHGTRRRHRRRRDGSSSRGSRAGTPLRDEPDAAPAEPRRPPRERPPLPMSLPLPKFAAQLLRSAAPAPRPSPAPAPQPASPPRPPSASSSSGGEAAVEPSLEERIRSLDEKYEKWSGCRAGADAPDRSRLRHRLLDVDINEVKPSDVVRSLLAKRSVFDEDSERLEGAVRAPSPASSPRARAPPVVPRALRYPFPVHPPPAPTGPAAAPEPDSDAADRPADPRLNRPERTYQPERLGKFNESDYKLESRIRLGTPSTDKPQSDANDRKPSPKADPDRTDLDGESWKDVDRRKRDFLFSTREIERKLSVDLDQDVKEGLEKIVHDYENKTEKSVISDTQITENSEMSGDKPLINRKLDHVDDIKVKRSDSSNLGEVSNLSNASDKNSVSLDELSDKKPKLVDIIPEKFEFKIKTESTIEKEIRTSLENESKVVDILFPLKTESEVKKETPISNHIKIEVLEVEVPQSNHLNNLNHFSDLSHELIKATEKNGKERYNQNIIFEAMQNNKKIEKENIEFDKCFEKEKYGVNSFFSEVTKVADIEKTVEDRVKTERDKTRHKDRSEKYEHGRDKIKNNRNERGLEKHDKDKKTKDDSCIDKQHADKVKVEKDGEKIVRDKNDKESEKFKHHEEKSSRHDHHKKDKHEKERKKECVEIDVFAKSKKDDKSKYDRPKKDGDIKRDIKKETDTKMRKSSRDESSRDLCRKDSTDSSTSRASQESTKLKESDSNDNKDETKTKSKLHNDLTSKHKSDKEMTLKFIDPLKLNPTVKLKATDIKEEKITILEQSVITENSMETMFKSKPEITEKQRHYSLDSPGFDAKRKERLNSCSSLPSQLGHKRRMSSQDTFDFLNEDNKKSKNENKGPERRDSKDSSRNADRHKTTKFNKGYFAKIIESKTKDDKKTQVKPPDEEWKENSDIKDQKQQEKPKPQRKSPKGDSEEKLNNSSDTQPEGLHNDLDFLATLELRSSEEDEKQKALRKEMKEKKRIQQLQQIQELEKMKQQDGLQLGDKNKDDKKQKHDEKKKEAAREKRMSTDRKSRDDKTDNQKRKNRKLTQSTDTSDSDEPKKHSIFDIVDEGPTYISMYDKVKARSCKNMQKQEEEKRQEKIKAKFSQLKQSRAKREEKKRSSWDEDSDSEHDGGRRRQQKLSMDSSSEEEQVDFQSKKREKSRSFDYDRKQVCEFLNMPSTEEDAQNKLSRKNSRSRIMSDTSDDEMSKMRSVSKSPNFHNEVKKERLSDSELLNSRKDENVTVVESSYDKIKKTSLVQLFGKSDSDDSKLKSSLGTENEYKPFFAPNCNDLSSESESMALHRHSGEVRKKHKKRQKKHKFSFSDDETKGENNDGSSKHRHSDKVRRHSNKKEKRKDKIRDSIDGDESRDDKNKSRRNKTSLNNFSDIISDGTSNNTKKEGKMEDIFGPLSDESDKESKGNIHKQNSLLHDYDSTMSVSNDNVNKLTSDETRQREKDEVKRKRDKKRKEKRYFSKEDENSLDVDAVSKAIEARLFADAVNDEDTCIRAASPLESVSKNERHDVNYMDEDLVIETGISEGTDNIKRDSREKKKKKKRSKEERQIRKEHHLFHNHNKIEKSDQIMCVNSTITLSPKTLSEIPMPSDPESTSATNKSDDCVLSETHSLPRLSDSPVIVIQPDDNADTKNSSSTCDEIKLMSNDFPTIEIDKIPMPASIEPMDQDIGEIPLPEDPEPVKHINKSDNVSPSSTPIETDDVSEDAVRSISNLEREPDKNNDKTDVLACPVEEKVTEKPRAIISQEETADAVAALLGESFGEKENSFTYEENENNSTHQIEIESSNMESENIPEEDAEEMRQAVQNLNASEMEKPDTPVSDNDLNDLLIDTDTEEAEETPQDAIERLPVNIIATNQSLNAKTAQATVTTGVTSATSNVIISKPMQTMPVSEPNESKVKASEADNKYPQVKRELTHQMTSTATPVITSWTLTNNKLIEPHILNIQPNKIVGRDVNENKPRHITANIVQIKAPHSQNLQINNTRPIISTNRMSAPYQVINHVIRPQTNMQPPTIKIPEPHILYQKPQGIVISPRLSNDPRLQSPKASPQGRDGMTSPRLANMTILSTSPQNLNVGMASPNTLQQRSPGQVTVVRMQQPPLSPIQGVHIQHGARAMVSPNRPNSVLVQTQGAPIHFNRLPVTPVLAPISKQINVNNIVGHNKAIGVNTSTLLHQHKIFAEDGKCDQRTGSDHSNTKIILSPTNLPPSTNPTVMAQNRLISMQNMHGATMNSPLNISNNKGIITNVNHMSEKRENSTQKVDQHNHVSFGTTPVLHVSGINHTSASIIQNPSKSVMCTLQETTVSRGFGSNVIHTINTPRVLTSAPITNVIQIDANKPPASVLSMATIRPPTVLTKLESANTGITTSTLTNVVMTPLLLKTSHAPSIPRINIKSDMSTDVHSSMIMQNHLTRDKVEKINDKEINCKPVTSTSDVQDKQKDIISAKLPTTPIELNAKCETDFEELLKDTTNEIKVTNDPEKKLEINVGKTVALFTETRERRDSIDCIKDMQRPDVLTPESTASEGSVSSQKEIKLFNDVIDKEQIKIGIQESPIDKSLNEIKKEPCNDTSEMTKKINPINDIFRASDNLCTFPNTNKIPEGNKLSSLLLQEPIDNQIKSIDENDSWSAKDVNIESVIKKVDSLCNEPFEEKKDEVKSETDIQSKTGPNTSNSSIESMPLPILETVKPMDTEIVTDMTDGLLNTEKTTPSKRGGRNIRGKRYEKNLDRVQTRQISKPARGGAAAKRGGRGRTKVDKKIKNALNTISNNMPGDVYDFHEDSGDESATSPNKAEARPRLILTIKSPLGHSNAIATSTLSIGQKEAMKNTEKTANKDEKQEDFVSPSPNTRKSRRLQEKDVQRSTVDDVIDDVIKGGTTPTKAAKEPNKKRATRQTGAKTNQQDKTTTADTRKSPRGTKRSRDRSLSFSDASMDSSDEKVTKKEDNVKDPKILKLAETSATTKPEAETEIAKPAILPVHNPPATSIAHAACQPVVASASLPNHLPVVNSAPIVQGSSTASKAPSNPPVINSPAASGSLVINPPVVKPNPHPAPIPIMKPPKKMISEKLAIESAATATAASSMEIQADKAPSGADKHVLPLREVRQEAEMAAATGEGDAFGRRPDGAPGVPGVPAAQMMPVGATEATDERVQSPALPHRLPGSHRPADRATPVLMRAGEGEGAGLRARYGNVASLPRGAHLPQPAPHLPAKPPQTAPPLHHPGAASRGTITCVPTISPQGQIALSADLVRSPPPAHQHTSPVTPSDGMYPHFSPQHYQMYQQHFRVAQAQDTRPTPSQYPRVLEADVSEAPTPPLELRRPPSARVPRPAHSPSPADRHIMYAVGCGRSPPPAHGARPAGALPPPPGPPIASQVPREADSLQMLLRRYPVMWQGLLALKNDSAAVQMHFVGGCMDVAGDTLPRHTDGSTPPLRIAQRMRLEPAQLDQVHRKMKMENEHCILLALPCGRDHMDVLQQSTNLSAGFITYLQRKQAAGIVNVAPPGHHQAMYTVHIFPSCDFANENLNRIAPDLMHRVADIAHLLIVIATAP